One part of the Nitrospirota bacterium genome encodes these proteins:
- a CDS encoding adenosylhomocysteinase, producing the protein MDYDIKDIKLAEKGKLRIEWAEQNMPVLRLIKKRFKKEKPLSGLKVSACLHVTTETANLMETLKIGGAEVLICASNPLSTQDDVAAALVGHFGIPTFAIKGEDNKTYYGHIQAALNHRPAITMDDGADLVSTLHSERPELLKHVVGGTEETTTGVIRLRSMADKKVLKFPVISVNDAETKHMFDNRYGTGQSTLDGFLRATNRLVAGSVFVVAGYGWCGRGLAMRAHGLGASVIVTEIDPLKALEAVMDGYRVMPMSEAASLGDFFCTVTGDINVLRKEHFMTMKDGAIIANSGHFNVEIDIPVLEKLSKKKRQIRDFVDEYTLQSGRRINLLGEGRLINLASAEGHPSSVMDMSFANQALSAEYMVKNASKLEKKVYSVPKDIDKEIARLKLEGLGIRIDKLTREQEKYLASWEMGT; encoded by the coding sequence CGGATCGAATGGGCTGAACAGAATATGCCCGTGCTCCGGTTAATTAAAAAGAGATTTAAAAAAGAGAAACCCTTGAGTGGTTTGAAAGTCTCAGCATGCCTTCATGTGACGACAGAAACTGCCAATCTAATGGAAACGCTTAAGATAGGCGGTGCGGAGGTCTTGATCTGCGCTTCCAATCCCTTGAGTACCCAGGATGATGTCGCCGCTGCGCTGGTGGGTCATTTCGGAATCCCCACCTTTGCGATCAAAGGGGAGGATAACAAAACTTATTACGGCCATATTCAGGCGGCGCTTAATCATCGTCCCGCGATCACGATGGATGACGGTGCAGACCTGGTTTCAACCCTTCATTCGGAAAGGCCGGAGCTTCTGAAACATGTCGTAGGAGGAACCGAAGAAACGACGACGGGTGTGATCCGGTTGAGAAGTATGGCGGACAAAAAGGTACTGAAATTTCCTGTCATTTCAGTCAATGACGCTGAAACAAAACATATGTTTGACAATCGGTACGGCACGGGACAGAGCACCCTCGATGGATTTCTCCGGGCGACCAACCGGCTCGTAGCGGGATCTGTTTTTGTCGTTGCCGGATATGGCTGGTGTGGCAGAGGACTGGCTATGCGGGCCCATGGTCTGGGTGCCAGCGTCATCGTGACCGAGATTGATCCTCTGAAGGCGCTCGAAGCAGTGATGGATGGTTATCGCGTCATGCCGATGTCCGAGGCGGCCTCCCTTGGAGATTTCTTTTGTACCGTAACGGGAGATATTAATGTACTTCGGAAAGAACATTTTATGACCATGAAGGACGGCGCGATTATTGCCAATTCAGGCCATTTCAACGTTGAAATCGACATTCCGGTATTGGAAAAATTGTCTAAGAAAAAGAGGCAAATTCGCGACTTTGTCGATGAATATACTCTTCAGAGCGGACGCCGGATCAATCTGCTGGGAGAAGGAAGACTTATTAATCTCGCCTCAGCCGAAGGGCACCCTTCCTCGGTGATGGATATGAGTTTCGCGAACCAGGCCCTGTCGGCAGAATATATGGTTAAAAACGCTTCCAAGCTGGAAAAGAAAGTCTATTCTGTTCCAAAAGACATCGATAAGGAGATTGCGCGTCTTAAACTGGAAGGACTTGGAATCAGGATCGACAAGCTGACCAGGGAGCAGGAGAAGTATCTCGCCTCATGGGAA